The Methanohalophilus portucalensis genome window below encodes:
- a CDS encoding V-type ATP synthase subunit F — MDLAVVGDGEFVTGFRLAGVQKVYEINEESKLEETVKGIFNDSSIGILVMHSNDFDKLPETLRDTLSESVEPTLVTLGGTGQSSNLRDKIKQAVGVDLWK; from the coding sequence ATGGACTTGGCAGTTGTAGGCGATGGTGAATTTGTCACCGGTTTTCGATTGGCCGGTGTGCAGAAAGTCTATGAGATTAATGAAGAATCCAAACTGGAGGAAACAGTAAAGGGAATATTCAACGATTCTTCCATAGGCATTCTTGTAATGCACAGTAATGATTTTGATAAGCTACCGGAGACCTTAAGAGACACTCTGAGTGAATCCGTCGAACCAACATTGGTAACCCTTGGCGGAACCGGACAAAGCTCTAACTTACGGGATAAAATAAAACAAGCGGTAGGTGTAGATTTGTGGAAATGA
- the ahaH gene encoding ATP synthase archaeal subunit H — translation MAKDKILSEIKEAEQSAAKKVEAGLKEKEDKIASARAEAREIIKEAELDAEKSANNALKSAQEDLQKEHEEIVSKGKKDAEELISNAESNVDKAVATLVEEFERAIYA, via the coding sequence ATGGCCAAGGACAAAATCTTATCCGAGATAAAAGAAGCAGAACAAAGTGCTGCCAAAAAGGTGGAAGCAGGCCTGAAGGAGAAGGAGGACAAAATCGCCAGTGCCCGTGCAGAAGCCAGAGAAATAATTAAAGAGGCAGAATTAGATGCAGAAAAATCTGCAAATAATGCACTTAAATCTGCACAGGAAGACCTCCAGAAAGAGCACGAAGAAATCGTCAGCAAAGGCAAAAAAGATGCAGAAGAGCTGATAAGCAACGCAGAATCTAATGTCGATAAAGCTGTTGCAACGCTGGTGGAGGAATTCGAGAGGGCGATCTATGCTTAA
- a CDS encoding ATP synthase subunit B produces the protein MTKEYKTIVDIAGPLIFLEKTEPVGYGELVQINLPDGTTKRGQVLDTSADMVVVQVFEGTQGLNDESGVVFSGETIKLPVAKDLLGRILSGSGEPLDGGPRIIPEKRVDVNGASMNPYSRRPPEEFIQTGISTIDGTNTLVRGQKLPIFSGSGLPHNEIALQIARQAKVPGSEEEFAVVFAAMGITNEEAQSFMEDFEKTGALERATVFLNLADDPAVERIITPRMALTAAEYLAYEHDMHVLVILTDITNYCEALRQMGAAREEVPGRRGYPGYMYTDLASLYERAGVIKGNKGSVTQFSILTMPGDDITHPIPDLSGYITEGQIVVSRELHRKGIYPPINVLPSLSRLMNSGIGEGKTRDDHKAVSDQLYAGYAEGRDLRGLVAIVGKESLSERDQRILEFADLFEDRFVRQAKDEDRNIEDTLSTAWEILSELPEAQLTRIDNKYIDKYHPAHQKAE, from the coding sequence ATGACCAAAGAATACAAAACCATTGTAGATATTGCAGGACCACTCATATTCCTTGAAAAAACAGAGCCTGTAGGATATGGGGAACTTGTTCAGATTAATCTTCCTGATGGGACTACCAAGAGAGGTCAGGTTCTTGACACCTCCGCAGATATGGTTGTTGTACAGGTTTTCGAAGGAACTCAGGGTTTGAATGACGAATCCGGTGTAGTATTCAGTGGAGAAACCATCAAACTTCCTGTTGCAAAAGATCTCCTCGGTCGTATCCTTTCCGGATCTGGAGAACCCCTTGATGGTGGTCCAAGAATTATCCCTGAAAAAAGGGTCGATGTGAATGGGGCTTCAATGAACCCTTATTCCAGGAGGCCACCTGAAGAATTTATCCAGACAGGAATATCCACGATTGACGGTACAAACACTCTTGTAAGAGGTCAGAAACTTCCTATCTTCTCTGGATCAGGTCTGCCACATAATGAGATTGCTCTGCAGATTGCAAGACAGGCAAAAGTACCCGGTTCTGAAGAAGAATTTGCTGTGGTATTTGCTGCAATGGGTATCACCAATGAGGAAGCCCAGTCATTCATGGAAGATTTCGAGAAGACAGGTGCTCTTGAAAGGGCGACAGTTTTCCTCAATCTTGCAGACGACCCTGCAGTAGAGCGTATCATCACCCCGAGGATGGCACTGACAGCAGCAGAGTATCTTGCATACGAACACGATATGCATGTACTTGTAATCCTGACTGATATTACAAATTACTGTGAAGCACTCCGCCAGATGGGTGCAGCCCGTGAAGAAGTGCCCGGTAGACGTGGGTATCCCGGTTACATGTACACTGACCTTGCATCCCTCTATGAACGTGCAGGTGTAATCAAAGGTAACAAGGGATCTGTAACCCAGTTTTCTATCCTGACGATGCCTGGTGACGATATAACTCACCCGATACCAGATCTTTCTGGTTATATTACCGAAGGTCAGATTGTGGTATCCCGTGAACTTCACAGGAAGGGTATCTACCCACCAATCAATGTGCTCCCATCCCTTTCCCGTCTTATGAATTCCGGTATAGGGGAAGGTAAGACAAGAGATGATCACAAAGCAGTATCCGACCAGTTGTATGCCGGGTATGCAGAAGGACGTGACCTTCGTGGACTGGTTGCAATTGTCGGTAAAGAATCCCTTTCCGAAAGAGACCAGAGAATCTTGGAATTTGCCGATCTTTTCGAAGACCGTTTTGTAAGACAGGCAAAAGATGAAGACAGGAATATCGAAGATACTCTGTCCACAGCATGGGAAATCCTTTCCGAGCTTCCGGAAGCACAGCTCACCAGGATAGACAATAAGTATATCGATAAATATCACCCTGCACATCAAAAAGCAGAGTGA
- a CDS encoding radical SAM protein, protein MRVYEKPMIKVDANVEDDKVVLTSEGPLSTIAKPILKRINRIFQEEKPITFNDEEIIFSTWVPPIPSNAFNRMISSQIAAIMKKRVPDQFSIAITDRCPNNCIHCGAAGFLTEEELTTEQINSAIDQSLDLGAYLISFDGGETMLRKDLPEMVGSVDKDRCIATCFTSGFGLTPDKALQLKDAGMYAMRISIDSPFEKEHDRIRGRDGAYRDAIAGIKNTLGADMLADMFVVVSPDNIDDLEDFYGLAADMGMQEMSIYEIVAVGRWLEHEDEVITPKDVKSMERFQKRMNSGADGPRVTSFPYFMGPDMFGCFAGRRWMHATPAGEVIPCAYTPLSFGNIKEESLSSIWDNMGKHQAYRSNSDYCMMRNPEFRQKYIHTIPKDEILPYRVRNE, encoded by the coding sequence ATGAGAGTATATGAAAAACCCATGATTAAAGTTGATGCAAATGTGGAAGATGATAAAGTTGTACTCACCAGTGAGGGTCCCCTTTCCACCATTGCAAAACCTATTCTGAAACGTATTAACCGAATTTTTCAGGAAGAAAAACCCATTACATTTAATGATGAAGAGATTATATTTTCAACATGGGTCCCCCCAATTCCCAGCAATGCATTCAACAGGATGATAAGTTCCCAGATTGCTGCCATTATGAAAAAACGTGTGCCTGACCAATTCTCAATAGCTATTACCGATAGATGTCCGAATAATTGTATTCACTGCGGAGCTGCGGGTTTCCTTACTGAGGAAGAACTAACTACCGAACAAATCAACAGTGCTATCGATCAGTCCCTTGATCTTGGTGCTTACCTTATCTCTTTCGATGGCGGGGAAACAATGCTTCGAAAGGACCTTCCCGAAATGGTGGGGTCAGTGGATAAAGATAGGTGCATTGCAACCTGTTTTACTTCTGGCTTTGGCCTTACACCTGACAAAGCTTTGCAGTTGAAGGATGCGGGCATGTATGCCATGAGAATAAGTATCGACAGTCCTTTCGAAAAAGAGCATGACCGCATTCGGGGCAGGGATGGGGCATACAGGGATGCTATTGCAGGTATAAAGAACACCCTGGGAGCGGACATGCTGGCAGATATGTTTGTAGTAGTGTCACCCGATAATATCGATGACCTTGAAGATTTCTATGGTCTTGCTGCAGATATGGGGATGCAGGAGATGTCCATCTATGAGATCGTTGCTGTGGGTCGCTGGCTTGAACATGAAGATGAAGTTATCACTCCAAAGGATGTGAAGTCAATGGAACGTTTCCAAAAACGGATGAACAGTGGGGCAGACGGGCCACGTGTTACTTCATTCCCGTATTTCATGGGTCCGGATATGTTTGGTTGTTTTGCCGGAAGGCGATGGATGCATGCCACACCTGCAGGTGAGGTCATACCATGTGCCTACACGCCCCTGTCATTTGGAAATATAAAAGAAGAAAGCCTCTCGTCAATATGGGACAATATGGGCAAACACCAGGCGTATCGTTCCAATTCCGATTATTGCATGATGAGAAACCCTGAATTCAGACAAAAATACATCCATACGATACCCAAAGATGAAATATTACCATATAGAGTAAGAAATGAGTGA
- the kamA gene encoding lysine 2,3-aminomutase, with the protein MTQHTQAQKEIAKKIDSDTVIANWKDWRWQLKHSIGDIDTFETLLGIKFKPGEKDKLKQTLEKFPLSVTPYYLSLIDAEDFRNDPIFLQAFPSPKELDIDEDDLEDPLSEDEDSPVEGITHRYPDRVLFHISNTCSMYCRHCTRKRKVGDVDSIPTKDAVSEGLEYIRNTPQVRDVLLSGGDPFMLPDAYLDWILAKLREIPHVEIIRIGTRMPVVLPYRVTDDLVKILKKHHPLWINTHFNHPREVTASSREALRKLADAGIPLGNQTVLLSGVNDCHRIMKRLVQKLVQNRVRPYYLYQCDLSEGLSHFRTPVGKGIEIMEHLIGHTSGFAVPTYVIDAPHGGGKIPVMPSYLISWSTNRVILRNYEGVITSYKEPDSYEPIYCDRKCEECKLQLKLDDAAEYKSTGIAKLLADNDEVVSLVPEDTERMERRDVE; encoded by the coding sequence ATGACACAGCACACACAAGCACAAAAAGAAATAGCTAAAAAAATCGATTCTGATACTGTTATTGCCAACTGGAAGGATTGGAGATGGCAACTCAAGCATTCTATTGGTGATATTGATACATTTGAGACTTTACTTGGCATCAAATTCAAACCCGGGGAAAAGGATAAACTCAAACAAACTCTGGAAAAATTCCCATTATCCGTAACTCCATACTACCTTTCCCTCATAGATGCCGAGGATTTCAGGAATGATCCCATATTCCTGCAGGCCTTTCCTTCACCAAAGGAGCTGGACATCGATGAAGACGATCTTGAAGATCCTCTTTCTGAGGATGAGGACAGTCCTGTTGAAGGAATCACACACAGGTATCCGGACAGGGTACTATTCCATATAAGCAACACATGTTCGATGTACTGCAGGCACTGTACACGTAAGAGAAAAGTGGGAGATGTAGATTCCATTCCTACAAAGGATGCAGTCTCTGAAGGACTGGAATACATCAGGAATACCCCACAGGTACGAGATGTCCTGCTTTCGGGCGGAGATCCTTTTATGTTGCCTGATGCTTATCTGGACTGGATCCTGGCAAAATTGCGGGAAATTCCTCATGTTGAGATTATTCGTATCGGTACAAGGATGCCCGTGGTGCTTCCTTACAGGGTAACTGATGATCTTGTAAAAATACTCAAAAAGCATCATCCGCTCTGGATCAATACTCACTTCAACCATCCACGTGAAGTAACGGCATCTTCCAGGGAAGCCCTGCGCAAACTTGCAGATGCAGGAATTCCCCTCGGAAACCAGACGGTGTTACTTTCAGGAGTGAATGACTGCCACAGGATTATGAAAAGGCTTGTACAGAAACTTGTGCAAAACCGTGTACGTCCTTATTATCTCTACCAGTGTGACCTTTCGGAAGGCCTGTCCCATTTCCGCACTCCGGTTGGCAAGGGTATAGAAATAATGGAACACCTCATCGGCCACACAAGTGGTTTTGCAGTTCCTACCTATGTTATCGATGCTCCCCATGGAGGAGGTAAGATACCTGTCATGCCTTCCTATCTTATATCCTGGTCCACCAACAGGGTTATTTTGCGTAACTATGAGGGTGTAATCACCTCATATAAAGAACCGGATTCCTATGAGCCGATATACTGTGACCGTAAATGCGAAGAATGTAAACTCCAGCTCAAACTTGACGATGCAGCTGAATATAAATCTACAGGTATTGCAAAACTGCTTGCCGATAATGATGAAGTTGTAAGTCTTGTACCGGAAGATACCGAAAGAATGGAGAGAAGGGACGTTGAGTGA
- a CDS encoding V-type ATP synthase subunit C → MRLFQRLRNKSSSATSSGGSNYAYVTARVRAMKSNLLPKETYSRLMNMDLDEITRFIGETQYKQDVDELARKFEGVDLIEHALNRNLAVTFSKLIDISEGELNYLITEYLKNYDIWDIKTILRGKYYNATLEEIKDNLVSAGQFKYNFLSEIAEKESYENVIEALSNTDYYPILKNYDGTNLPEIENQLDKLYYQRLFNAIGTPKSSDRKLFSKLIRTEIDIKNIKTMFRMKKEGVEDGELEDLVLDGGLRLSLKEINSLVPLPFADFINSLEKYPYWSAISDFASPDMESLVDLETSLTKYTIKSAASFSHEYPLSIVPIMDYMISKKNEVNNLRIITRGKAANLDEDIIKNQLVI, encoded by the coding sequence ATGAGGCTTTTCCAGAGACTCCGAAATAAGAGTTCCTCTGCAACAAGTAGCGGAGGATCAAATTATGCTTATGTAACTGCGCGTGTACGTGCAATGAAGAGCAATCTGCTTCCAAAAGAGACATATTCACGGCTTATGAACATGGATCTTGATGAAATTACCCGTTTTATCGGAGAAACCCAGTATAAGCAGGATGTAGACGAACTTGCGCGGAAATTTGAAGGAGTAGATCTCATCGAGCATGCATTGAACAGGAATCTTGCAGTCACATTCTCTAAATTGATTGATATTTCCGAGGGTGAACTCAACTATCTAATCACGGAATATCTGAAAAATTATGACATCTGGGATATCAAAACTATTCTCAGAGGCAAGTATTACAATGCAACTCTTGAAGAGATAAAGGATAACCTTGTTTCTGCCGGTCAATTCAAGTATAATTTCCTGTCTGAAATTGCTGAAAAGGAATCTTATGAGAATGTTATTGAGGCACTCAGCAATACTGATTATTATCCAATTCTTAAGAATTATGACGGGACTAACCTTCCTGAAATTGAAAATCAGCTTGATAAGTTATATTATCAGAGGCTGTTCAATGCAATTGGTACACCCAAATCAAGTGATCGTAAACTATTTTCCAAGCTCATTCGTACTGAGATTGACATAAAGAATATTAAAACAATGTTCAGGATGAAGAAAGAAGGTGTTGAAGATGGTGAACTTGAAGATCTGGTTCTAGATGGTGGTCTCCGGCTTAGTCTGAAAGAAATAAACTCATTGGTTCCTCTGCCTTTTGCAGATTTTATAAATTCACTTGAAAAATACCCATATTGGAGTGCGATTTCAGATTTTGCATCTCCTGATATGGAGTCTCTTGTTGATCTGGAAACAAGCCTCACCAAGTACACCATAAAGTCTGCTGCCAGTTTTTCGCATGAGTATCCCCTTTCTATTGTTCCGATCATGGATTACATGATCAGCAAGAAAAACGAGGTTAACAACCTGAGGATAATTACGAGAGGAAAGGCAGCTAATCTGGATGAAGATATAATTAAAAACCAGTTGGTGATTTGA
- a CDS encoding V-type ATP synthase subunit K — MVGEEAVTMMDPAGLKAIGAGLAVGLSGLASGIAEKDIGAAAIGAMAENEGLFGKGLILTVIPETIVIFGLVVALLIS, encoded by the coding sequence ATGGTAGGAGAAGAAGCAGTTACAATGATGGACCCAGCGGGACTTAAAGCAATAGGTGCAGGACTTGCAGTAGGACTTTCAGGACTTGCATCCGGTATTGCTGAAAAAGACATTGGTGCCGCCGCTATCGGCGCCATGGCCGAAAATGAAGGACTTTTTGGTAAGGGCCTTATCCTTACTGTAATTCCTGAAACCATTGTCATTTTCGGACTTGTGGTTGCACTGCTGATAAGCTAA
- a CDS encoding V-type ATP synthase subunit I, which produces MLKPKSMTRAVIVGHKEVMDETVETLHDINIFHIEEYNEEDSTFKIGKPFENAGDVSKKLVQLRSISSFLGIKPKEVPKQDTKVLWNELDEKLASLENELDEMTEEKSSYESRLKELDSLKKELVPFVSIPIDLKNYRGYENVSVFTGTVKGDISSELSGITNDYELEFDPNTLTIALFVTKDKEEIVEGMLADNEFREIRVPDMEGQPSDIIADIESERNTIKEKITSLEKSISDIKERYSDFILASDEILSIESQKSEAPLRIATSEHTFVIDGWVPSDEYNKLTRTLESSTDGRVFVSKQEVTEEEEEEVPVEYNNAGITKPFETIMNLYARPKYKEIDPTALIFISFPLFYGMILGDIGYALILLGLAFGVKKLVNSDAIKPLMNILIYCQVSTLIFGVLYAEFLGFPLASLHGAHGIEPGLIAGFETINLLQSPIGGEMITYPIHRTHLVMTLLVFTALVGVAHINLGYILGFINEKKKHGFNAAMLEKGSWIVVEIGIVLAVLGYLGYLPIAVGAAIFVIGFIMLVKGEGVKGPIELPSLLSNSLSYTRLIAVGLSSIYIASTVNFLAFEMIWPQGGVAAVFAIVVFIFGHALNTALSIIAPGLHALRLQYVEFFTKFYEGGGKEYSPFGYIRKYTEE; this is translated from the coding sequence ATGCTTAAGCCAAAAAGTATGACCCGTGCTGTTATCGTCGGACATAAGGAAGTCATGGATGAAACAGTAGAAACATTACACGATATCAATATCTTCCATATTGAGGAATATAACGAAGAAGATTCTACTTTTAAGATAGGGAAACCCTTTGAGAATGCCGGAGATGTGTCCAAAAAACTTGTTCAACTGAGGTCGATTTCTAGTTTCCTTGGTATCAAACCAAAAGAAGTTCCAAAACAGGATACAAAAGTTCTGTGGAATGAACTCGATGAAAAACTGGCTAGTCTGGAAAATGAACTTGATGAAATGACCGAAGAAAAGAGCAGTTATGAATCAAGATTAAAAGAATTGGATTCTCTCAAAAAAGAACTGGTACCTTTTGTTTCAATTCCAATTGACCTTAAAAATTACAGAGGTTACGAGAACGTATCTGTTTTTACAGGCACTGTAAAGGGAGATATTAGTTCAGAACTATCTGGTATTACAAATGATTATGAACTCGAATTTGATCCAAATACACTCACCATTGCTCTGTTTGTCACGAAAGACAAAGAGGAAATTGTGGAGGGGATGCTGGCTGATAACGAGTTTCGTGAGATACGTGTTCCTGATATGGAAGGGCAACCTTCTGATATAATTGCTGATATAGAAAGTGAAAGAAACACTATCAAGGAGAAAATTACTTCACTTGAAAAGAGTATTTCTGACATAAAAGAACGTTATTCTGATTTCATACTTGCAAGCGATGAAATCCTATCTATCGAATCTCAGAAATCCGAAGCACCTCTGAGGATTGCTACATCAGAGCATACTTTTGTAATCGACGGATGGGTTCCATCCGATGAGTACAACAAATTAACCCGGACACTTGAATCCTCGACTGATGGAAGAGTATTTGTTTCCAAGCAGGAGGTTACAGAAGAGGAAGAAGAGGAAGTGCCGGTAGAGTATAATAACGCAGGGATCACAAAGCCTTTCGAAACAATCATGAATCTTTACGCAAGGCCCAAATACAAAGAGATTGATCCAACTGCATTAATATTCATCAGTTTCCCACTGTTCTATGGAATGATACTTGGAGATATTGGCTATGCTTTAATTCTTCTGGGGTTGGCATTTGGAGTTAAGAAATTGGTTAATTCCGATGCAATAAAACCCCTGATGAATATACTGATATACTGTCAGGTATCGACCTTGATCTTTGGTGTCCTTTATGCAGAGTTTCTGGGATTCCCTCTTGCAAGCCTGCATGGGGCCCATGGAATTGAACCCGGTCTCATCGCCGGATTCGAGACTATCAACCTACTCCAGTCTCCAATCGGTGGGGAAATGATTACATACCCAATACACAGAACACATCTGGTAATGACCCTTCTAGTGTTTACTGCTCTTGTTGGTGTTGCTCACATAAACCTGGGATATATCCTTGGTTTTATCAATGAGAAAAAGAAGCACGGCTTCAATGCAGCGATGCTTGAAAAGGGTAGCTGGATAGTAGTAGAGATTGGCATTGTGCTTGCAGTTCTCGGATATTTAGGATACCTCCCAATTGCTGTAGGTGCCGCAATATTCGTGATAGGCTTCATTATGCTGGTCAAAGGAGAAGGTGTTAAAGGACCTATCGAGTTGCCAAGTCTCTTGAGTAACTCTCTGTCATACACACGTTTGATAGCTGTAGGCCTTTCATCAATTTATATTGCATCTACTGTAAACTTCCTGGCCTTTGAAATGATCTGGCCACAGGGAGGTGTTGCAGCAGTATTCGCGATAGTCGTATTCATATTCGGACATGCACTCAATACAGCCTTAAGCATAATCGCCCCCGGTTTACATGCTTTGAGGCTTCAGTATGTCGAATTCTTTACTAAATTCTATGAAGGCGGGGGCAAAGAGTACAGCCCATTTGGATATATAAGAAAGTACACGGAGGAATAA
- a CDS encoding V-type ATP synthase subunit D: MGTKDVKPTRSELIELKKKIKLSQSGHKLLKMKRDGLILEFFEILNKAKGVRNELDDAYDNATEKIGIAEAVEGRMVIKSTALALKDGPEISLESHNIMGVVVPKIEASSVHKPINKRGYGILGTSSYIDETVDSYEILVDKIILAAEIETTMKRLLEDIEKTKRRVNALEFKVIPEMQEAMDFIRFRLDEMERENTFRLKRIKA, translated from the coding sequence ATGGGCACAAAGGATGTTAAACCAACTCGTTCCGAACTTATTGAACTGAAGAAAAAGATAAAACTGTCCCAGAGCGGCCACAAGTTGCTTAAAATGAAAAGGGATGGTCTTATCCTGGAATTCTTTGAGATTTTGAACAAGGCCAAGGGTGTACGGAACGAACTGGATGACGCCTATGACAATGCCACTGAAAAAATAGGGATCGCTGAGGCAGTCGAGGGCAGAATGGTAATAAAATCCACTGCTCTTGCTCTCAAAGATGGACCTGAAATAAGTCTTGAAAGCCACAACATTATGGGTGTGGTGGTCCCTAAGATCGAAGCATCCAGTGTGCATAAACCCATCAACAAAAGGGGATACGGTATTCTCGGGACAAGTTCCTACATCGATGAAACTGTCGATTCATATGAGATCCTTGTTGACAAGATTATTCTTGCAGCAGAGATTGAGACCACTATGAAAAGGTTACTTGAAGACATCGAGAAAACAAAAAGACGTGTAAATGCCCTTGAATTCAAGGTAATTCCCGAAATGCAGGAAGCAATGGACTTCATCCGTTTCCGGCTGGATGAGATGGAACGTGAAAACACCTTCCGCTTAAAGAGGATTAAGGCATAA
- a CDS encoding V-type ATP synthase subunit E has protein sequence MGLETVIKDVMDVAQAKASEINAEADAEASRILEDAKQSAKEIKGKRLAKAEDEIQRMKRQELSSANLEVKRTMLNARKEVLEKAYNQAFNEIAGLSADKQETLLKNIIESHESKGSRIYSNKESEDLVKKLSSLEYAGNIDCVGGVVIENEDGSIRLDYTYDGILDSVYEQNLKQISDILFG, from the coding sequence ATGGGACTTGAAACAGTAATCAAAGACGTTATGGATGTTGCGCAGGCGAAGGCCTCTGAGATCAATGCAGAGGCAGATGCCGAAGCGTCCCGTATTCTAGAGGATGCAAAGCAATCCGCCAAAGAAATCAAAGGGAAACGTCTTGCCAAAGCGGAAGATGAAATTCAGCGTATGAAACGGCAAGAATTATCCAGTGCAAATCTCGAAGTCAAAAGGACAATGCTCAATGCACGTAAAGAAGTGCTTGAAAAAGCCTATAACCAGGCATTCAATGAGATTGCAGGGTTATCTGCGGATAAACAGGAAACACTTCTCAAGAATATCATAGAAAGTCATGAATCTAAAGGCAGCCGTATCTATTCCAATAAGGAATCAGAAGATTTGGTGAAAAAACTGTCCTCTTTAGAGTATGCAGGCAACATCGATTGTGTTGGAGGTGTTGTTATAGAGAATGAGGATGGTAGTATCAGGCTTGATTATACCTATGATGGAATTCTTGACAGCGTGTATGAGCAGAACCTGAAACAGATTTCAGATATCTTATTCGGGTGA
- a CDS encoding ATP synthase subunit A, whose product MEMNGEIYRVAGPVVTVTGIKPKMYDVVKVGHEGLMGEVIRIEGEKATVQVYEDTSGIKPGEPVANTGMPLSVELGPGLLESIYDGIQRPLEVLQQKMGDFIERGVTANGLTREKKWEFTPTVSKGDSVKGGDIIGVVQETPNLEHKIMVPPRKSGTVEDIKSGKFVVDETVCVLSDGSELSLMQKWPVRDPRPVGKKLSPTKPLVTGQRILDGMFPVAKGGTAAIPGPFGSGKTVTQQQLAKWSDTDIVVYIGCGERGNEMADVLNEFPELEDPKTGRPLMERTVLIANTSNMPVAAREASVYTGITIAEYYRDMGYDVSLMADSTSRWAEAMREISSRLEEMPGEEGYPAYLSARLSEFYERAGAVHSLAGLDGSITVIGAVSPPGGDFSEPVTQNTLRIVKVFWALDAKLSQKRHFPAIDWLSSYSLYNDRLAGWFTENVGSDWNELRDNAMDILQEEAELQEIVQLVGSDALPEDQQLTLEIARMLREYFLQQNAFHPVDTFCPFDRQYKLLKSVSRFGEKAIDKMENGVPINKIMEMESKDELAKVKYEEDFDAALETIMTKMDEEFTKLGGN is encoded by the coding sequence GTGGAAATGAATGGTGAAATTTATCGAGTGGCAGGACCTGTTGTCACAGTCACCGGTATCAAGCCGAAGATGTATGATGTGGTAAAAGTAGGTCATGAAGGACTGATGGGTGAAGTAATCCGTATAGAGGGTGAAAAAGCTACAGTTCAGGTATATGAAGACACATCCGGCATAAAACCGGGAGAGCCTGTAGCAAATACGGGAATGCCTCTTTCAGTAGAACTGGGTCCAGGCCTCCTGGAAAGTATTTATGATGGTATACAGAGACCTCTGGAAGTTCTCCAGCAAAAAATGGGAGACTTCATTGAAAGAGGAGTAACAGCAAACGGTCTTACCAGGGAAAAGAAGTGGGAATTCACTCCTACAGTATCCAAAGGAGACAGTGTCAAAGGTGGAGATATTATCGGTGTTGTCCAGGAAACACCCAATCTCGAACACAAGATAATGGTCCCACCAAGAAAGTCAGGAACTGTAGAAGATATCAAAAGTGGTAAATTCGTAGTTGATGAGACTGTTTGTGTACTCTCTGATGGCTCTGAACTATCTCTTATGCAGAAATGGCCTGTAAGAGATCCCAGGCCAGTAGGCAAGAAACTCTCGCCAACAAAACCTCTTGTAACAGGGCAGAGAATCCTTGATGGAATGTTCCCTGTGGCAAAAGGTGGTACAGCAGCGATCCCCGGTCCTTTCGGATCAGGAAAAACTGTTACCCAGCAGCAACTTGCAAAGTGGAGTGACACTGATATTGTGGTTTACATCGGATGTGGCGAACGTGGAAATGAAATGGCCGATGTACTGAATGAATTCCCGGAACTGGAAGACCCAAAGACCGGAAGGCCACTCATGGAACGTACAGTTCTTATCGCAAACACCTCCAATATGCCTGTGGCTGCTCGTGAAGCATCTGTTTATACAGGAATTACCATTGCTGAGTATTACCGTGACATGGGTTATGATGTATCTCTCATGGCAGATTCAACCTCCAGATGGGCAGAAGCAATGAGGGAAATTTCCTCCAGGCTTGAAGAAATGCCCGGTGAAGAAGGATATCCGGCATATCTGTCCGCCAGGCTTTCTGAATTCTATGAACGTGCAGGAGCAGTCCATTCTCTGGCAGGTCTTGATGGTTCCATTACTGTCATCGGTGCAGTTTCACCTCCCGGTGGTGACTTCTCCGAGCCTGTTACACAGAATACCCTGCGTATCGTAAAGGTATTCTGGGCACTGGATGCAAAACTGTCCCAGAAGAGACACTTCCCTGCAATTGACTGGCTTAGCAGTTACAGTCTTTACAATGACAGGCTTGCAGGCTGGTTTACAGAAAATGTCGGCAGCGACTGGAATGAACTGAGGGATAACGCAATGGATATTCTTCAGGAAGAAGCCGAACTTCAGGAAATTGTGCAACTTGTAGGTTCAGATGCACTCCCTGAGGACCAGCAGCTTACCCTTGAAATTGCCAGGATGCTTCGTGAATACTTCCTGCAGCAGAACGCTTTCCATCCCGTGGACACTTTCTGCCCCTTTGACAGGCAGTATAAACTTCTGAAATCTGTATCACGGTTTGGCGAAAAAGCAATCGATAAAATGGAAAATGGAGTCCCCATCAACAAGATCATGGAAATGGAGTCCAAGGATGAACTTGCCAAGGTCAAATATGAGGAAGACTTTGATGCAGCCCTTGAAACAATCATGACAAAGATGGATGAAGAGTTCACAAAGCTCGGAGGCAACTGA